One segment of Carya illinoinensis cultivar Pawnee chromosome 13, C.illinoinensisPawnee_v1, whole genome shotgun sequence DNA contains the following:
- the LOC122292423 gene encoding fasciclin-like arabinogalactan protein 12 yields the protein MTKRGVFSLSILLVFLFCVINTLAQPTAAPVQSTAPPTPPANAPAKPAKPPTSAAKPPASLAKPPIQSAKAPAQSVQIPVQKGSIDVTKILAKARGYTVFIRLLKSTGLAAQLYGQLNNSNNGFTVFAPTDTAFANLKPGTINSLSDLQKTQLIQYHILNSVIGLSNFQTLSNPVPTEAGDTSAGQFPLNVTTAGNQVNISTGLVNTTMGGTIYLDNKLAIYRVDSVLLPLDIFSPTPKKAAAPKPALSDSNTSTTAAESPSGGGTAAAAADSSTTGTDAAKANASGAASLSTNKMLLPIGIAMVAFFARKGT from the coding sequence ATGACCAAGCGCGGTGTCTTTTCCCTCTCAATTCTACTTGTTTTTCTCTTCTGTGTTATTAACACTTTAGCCCAGCCCACCGCGGCTCCAGTCCAATCCACAGCACCTCCAACCCCACCCGCCAATGCTCCAGCCAAGCCGGCCAAGCCCCCAACCTCTGCTGCCAAGCCTCCCGCCTCACTTGCCAAGCCTCCAATCCAATCAGCCAAGGCGCCAGCCCAGTCCGTCCAAATACCTGTACAAAAAGGCTCTATTGACGTCACAAAAATCCTTGCAAAAGCTCGTGGTTACACAGTCTTTATCCGCCTCTTAAAGAGCACTGGACTTGCTGCTCAACTATACGGACAACTCAACAATTCAAACAATGGCTTTACCGTCTTTGCACCTACAGATACGGCATTTGCAAACCTCAAACCGGGCACTATAAATTCCCTATCTGACCTACAAAAGACCCAGCTAATACAATACCACATCTTGAACTCCGTGATTGGTCTATCCAACTTCCAAACACTAAGTAATCCAGTGCCAACAGAGGCTGGTGATACTAGCGCCGGGCAATTCCCACTAAACGTGACCACTGCCGGAAACCAAGTGAACATCTCGACAGGCCTTGTGAATACCACAATGGGTGGTACAATATATTTGGATAACAAGCTTGCCATATATCGAGTGGACAGTGTGCTTCTTCCGCTGGACATTTTTTCTCCTACGCCAAAAAAAGCTGCTGCCCCTAAGCCAGCGTTGTCAGATTCAAATACTTCAACGACTGCAGCAGAGAGTCCATCAGGTGGTGgtactgctgctgctgctgctgattCTTCTACTACAGGCACCGATGCTGCCAAAGCAAACGCGTCCGGTGCAGCGAGCCTCAGTACAAACAAGATGTTGTTACCAATTGGAATTGCTATGGTTGCATTCTTTGCGAGGAAAGGAACTTGA